Part of the Triticum urartu cultivar G1812 chromosome 2, Tu2.1, whole genome shotgun sequence genome, agtattcccggtgtttcgcgttttcggacagatgaaccggaggggaaaagttgcgtgtttgctatgctagggatgcgtggcgaacgaacgggctgcgtatccggattcgtctcgtcgttctgagcaactttcatgttgaaaataatttaatctgagttacggattaaaagatatgattttctaagattttattattttctggatttaattaattatttaaattaattcgaatttggatttatgacatcagcttGATGTCATGCTGATGTGAGCAGTCAACgggggttgactggtcaacctgaccagtgggtccgactagtcagtgacacattttaattaaacaaTTTAATTACCCTAATTAGCATTAATTAGGGGGGTGGGCCCACTGACATACTCTGTTAGTTAATTAAgagtagttaattaggttaattaatcattagattaattaatcttaattagttaatttaatcagaattaattaattaattaattaattaattaattttatcattatttttattattattttttatccTTTTTTTAACAGAAACGTTCTCAGGGGCAGGCCCCATTTGTCATTGGCCCAGGGGGCACTGGCCTAGTGGTCAGCGGCCCATAGGGGCTAGCGGGTGCGGGCATGTGCCCGTCAGGGCGAACCCGGGTGAGCGGGCGACGGTCGCCGAGGCGCGGCGGGGCGCCGGAGTTGGCCGCGAGGGCGACGACAGCCGACGTGAGCTGGGACGGTGACCGCGAGGTCGGCGGCGTGCGGGCGCGGCGGGGGCCTGCCCGGCAGGGCCAGGCTCGCGGCTGTGGGTGCGGGGCGGGATGCGCCTGGAGCGCGCGCGGCAGCGGCGAGCAACACAGGAGCCAAGCCCACTGCAGCAGCAGCAGGCGCGCGCAGCGCCGGCGACTGCAGGTGCTGTGGGGGGCGTGCGGGGAAGGCAGAAGCGGCACAGCGGGCGGCACGGCGCGTGCTCGCGCGGCGAGGCAGAGGTGAGGCCAGGAGGGCGCGGGCCAGCGCGGGGGCATGCTCAAGCGCGGCCAGAGCGCGGCCGGAGTGGGTGAACGGTTCGGTGGCGATGCAGGACGCAGGGTAGGGCGCAACGGTGGAGGTGGTGGCGAGGTCATGCGGACGGAGGAGTGGTCGGGGTCACGGCGGCGCGTGGTCACGGCTAACGGCGCACGAGGGAGACAGGGAGGAGGGAGTGAAGGCCGCGCCTCACCGCGGGAGTGTAGGGCTACGGGCAGCGGGGGTCAAGGAGGTGGACGGGGACAACGTCGGCGTggaggaggcaggccggcgaGGAGGTCCTAGGCGGCGGCGGTGTTGTCCCTgcgacggcggcggcgttcgAGCCGCCCCTTTTCCCGATCTAGATCGGGATCGATGGGGGGGGTGGAGGAGAGACGTGCGGGAGTGGGAGGGGGCGAGTGGGGAGTGGGGTAGGTTAGGGTTTCGGTGGGTGAGGGAATAAGGGGCGGCCGGCTGGGTCGGTTCGACTGGGCCATCGGaagtggccagctgggccggttggcccagttgggctagGAGCACTTTTCCTTAGTTTAGTTTtttatattttcttttcttttatttatttacttttctattttaaatcattttaaattatttaggccttctataaaaatgtgtttactaCACCATAAATTCCTAGGCATTTATTTGCACACATCGAACAattttgttttaatttttgaaaacttttattatttaaccttattttaaatttgaatttgaatcgtttTTGAACTAGCGATAGGTTAGcaacagtaaccgtggtgacatggcatgattagcgttggattactgtagcacgattatccgggcgttacaacaGTTGATGCCTTTACCATGGAATTCATCCCTAGGTATGATCAGTTACCCTTCATGGATTTATTTTGATCCATGGACGCAACATAATTTTCTATATCATGAGAGGGTATTACCAAATTACTATACATATGGTTAGTTACATTGTTGCTAATACAAAAGGGCCGAAATATTTTATTCCTATTTTatttgtttatttcggctatACATAATTTGGTGGGTGAATTCTACGTGGACCTCATGCTAATGGCCGATATTTATCTATCGCCCTAAGAATATGTCAAAGCATGACTGGTGTAGTATCCTAACACCGTCCTTATTCAATTGGAGACCAAAACAAGCAACATGCCACTTAAAATATTTTTTCACAATAATCAAAGTCGAATATAAAATTTTATTTGGTTTGGAGCTTTTGGTTGCCATAGATGCTATACATATTGAGGCTTTGGGTTATTCGTTATGAGTAGTACAACAAATATCCAAGGGTAATCAATTTTTTGATGAATCACTTATAGTTTATCTTGGGGTATGTCTAGATGCAAAATTTACATTGGGTTGCATTAAAATTGTTCATATATTTAGACATGTCAATTGAAGAGAGTTGGCATAGCAAGCATCCGACTACCATGTCCGTCCTGGTGTATTGCATATCTATCAATAGCCGATGCTTATTCTTGCCAACATAGGTAAAGCCGAATTGGAGCTCACTACCTCGGCTACTAATGAAACATTTATGTAAACAAAGTAAGGATTCGAGAAAATTCATTGTTGATTATCTGCAAGATGCTAGCAGAAGGGTGGACAATATGGTTGATGGATGGTCTTGACATGCATACCTATGGAACTTTATAGTCGGATTAATGAAGTTGAGAAAGTCACCCAAGTTTGCATAAAAATATTCACACAAGCAATGGCCGATATAAACTTATCGTCCTGAGCATATGAAAAATGGCCGATGTAGTGTTGATATCGTCCTTAGAGAAAGCTATgtgcaagttatttttcggcacacaagctTTTGCCAAAAAACAGGAGGGCATGTGTTGACGCCAGATTTTGGCACGGTCAAGAACTTATTTAAGATGGCCTTAAATGGAGAAGTGATCTACATGGAAGAGTTCCGTATTATTGATATGAACATCATTGAAATTTGGGTCATCACCGTCTGATTTCATCTCGAAGGCCGAAACTATGCTCAAAATACTAAGATCTTATATTCAGAATATATTTTGGCCGATTAGGCCCCAAGACGACCTCAAATGGAAAAATGATCTACACgggttgtcttcgtctcgtcgaaacgatcgattttgatataaaaatcgtccaaatccgagttcatatgcaaaagttagagtaATCGGAGTGCAGTcctgtcacgaggcgagatgtgACGCGCCCCACCAAACACAtgtctgatgggtagcgcgagGGAATAGCCTGTTTTGCGCGACCGATTTAACCCTCAAGATGACCTCTGATcaaaaaaccttcaacatgaaagttgttcatCTCGTCGAAACGATCAAGATTACTTTTGGGCTTGTTTTCATCCGAGATGGTTTACCACCACAAAAaaagacccgcaaggtgcagccagtttaaaccgaaccgttttggaaagttcggataaaaccaatccgaatttgactagggttttggacgtgaatccaagccttttccttgcacggggagtccagccgcctcttatatatctaaggggtgacggcccattgaacaacacacaatcgatcaaatcatctaccactttttatcttttatcttttctccctaaccctagttcttcttcttcctcgttcttcgtctgttcttcttgttgcaggatggcgaacctcgaggccctagaggagatcaggtcgacctagggcagcccatagccgccgcaagCCCTGACGGGGTCACTCCCGGgagtgtggggtttcgggtccacAAAAGCATCTGCCGGTTGTCCTGCGTATCGCGCTGCCGGTCAGATCTCCTTCGACgcgagctgcggtgcatcaccctcggcgttggaggtatacggtgacgtgttcgtgtgcgaacaaaACCTACTTTAGCTTTGACTAGACCAAAAAGTCCTTTTTGCCCACGGGAGGCCGACAGGGTCATATAATTGATATTTTCGATTTAGGTCATTCCCTATGTTATATATCCGAATTTGTTATAAAAATAAAAAACGTGCCTGAAAATCCACCCTGTAAATCATTTTTTAAAGTTCAACCCTGTAAATCATTGGTCAGCTGATCTATGTGCAATCAGACTACTCTTATGCAAAGGCCAATCTTTTCCTCTAGCGCCGGCCATGGATTTTACTAACGCTATTCGTCGGTTGCGAACGTTTTGGGCTTACCGCAGATTGTGCTGGAAGTATCTTTGTCGAAGAGGCGACTTTTTCTTACTTAGACTCTCTCCCATGcgaaaaacaaacaaacacacacacactaacAAACCGTCCTGTTCGTGTGCTACGCAGTACTTATCCATACTCCCTTCTGCAACGCAAAGCCCTATTCTATTGCTTCGTGGGCTGACTTCACTCCGAGTTCTTATATATAGCTCCACGCATATAACCGTCAGCATCGAAGGCACCGGCGTGGCACCATTTCTCCCGAGCACGAATTCCTTCTCCAATGGCCGCTCAAGCTGCCGGGACCCTTTTCCTTTGCATCCTCGTCTTATCCGGTGCGCCGTACGCCATCGCCGCCGGGGGCGAGAAGGCGACCGTGTCGGTGAGGGCGGTGACGGCCATCTCCCACACCGACGACGACTTCATCTGCGCGACGCTCGACTGGTGGCCCAGGGACAAGTGCAACTACGGCATGTGCCCCTGGCACAACTCCTCCATCATCAACCTGGTAACTTAAGTTAGCCCGACATTTTCGTATGTGCATGGTTAATTGCATGCCGTCTTGCACACACCTTTAATCCTACTGATTTTGCATCGGGGTTAATTGCCTGCAGGATCTCTACAGCCCTATCCTGTACAATGCTGTCAAAGGTGAAATAAATAGAAAATTAACTTGGTTGTTTTGAGATTGATATATGAATTTATCATTGGTTCGATTGATCGATcagtgcatgcatgcatgcacatgTTGTACTATGATGCATGATCCATATCGACATGATGGTTCCATCTTTGCATGGCAGCCTTCAACTCGTTGCGGATTAGGCTCGGAGGATCGCTGCAGGACCAGATCACGTACAAAGTTGGCAAGCACTACGCCGACTGCCCCAGCTTCCGGCGAAACGACGACCGCCTCTTCGGCTTCACCGACGGCTGCCTCGCCATGAACCGCTGGGACGAGCTCAACATCTTCTTTCGGCGAACCAAGTAAGCGATCATGCATGCTTGCCACATCTCTGATGCAACCATGCATCAATTCATGGCTACAAGAATCCAAGTTCACATCTGATCTGCGTGCATCAGCACGACGGTGACGTTCGGGCTGAACGCACTGAGGGGCCGGCGCAAGTCCGCCGAGAACGGCAGCACGCTCCACGTCGGCGGCTGGGACGGCCGCAACGCGCGCGACCTGATGCGCTACACCGTGAGCAAGGGGTACCGCGTGGAGTCGTGGGAGCTGGGCAACGAGCTGTGCGCCGGCGGCGTGGAGGCCAAGGTGATGGCGGCGCAGTACGGGAAGGACGTGCTCCGGCTCAGGAAGATGGTGGAGAAGGTGTACAACGGCACCGGCCACCTCCCCAAGGTCCTCGCGCCGGGGGGCTTCTACGACGGGCCCTGGTTCTCCGAGATGCTGCGCGTCTCCGGCCCCGGCGTCGTCGACGCCGTCACGCACCACATCTACAACCTCGGCTCCGGTGAGTCACTCGCGCGTCGCCGGCCGGGCTGCATGTTTGGTGACGTGTGCGTAATCGAGTGGGTGTTGCTTGCGTGAACTTGCAGGGAAGGACAAGGAGCTGATCAACAAGATGCAGGACCCGTACTACCTGGACAAGGTGGCGCAGACGTTCAGCGACATGGAGGCGACGGTGCGGGAGTCCGGGCCGTGGAGCGCGGCGTGGGTGGGCGAGTCCGGCGGCGCGTACAACAGCGGCGGGAAGGACGTGTCGGACCGGTTCGCCAACAGCTTCTGGTACCTGGACCAGCTGGGGATGTCGGCCGTGTTCGGCACCAAGGTGTACTGCCGGCAGGCCCTCGTCGGCGGGAACTACTGCCTCCTCAACACCACCACGCTCGCCCCCAACCCGGACTACTACAGCGCGCTGCTCTGGCACCGGCTCATGGGCCCGGGGGTCCTCCAGACCACCGCCGCCGCTGGCTCGCCGTACCTCCGCTCCTACGCGCACTGCTCCAAGAAGCAGCCTGGCGTGACGGTGCTCCTCATCAACCTGTCCAACTCGACGGCGTTCGACATTACGGTGGCCGGCGACATGGACCTGCACCCGCCGCCGCGGAGGTTGCTGCAGGCGGAagccggcggcggggaggcggcggtgTGCGGCGGGCGGAGGGAGGAGTACCACCTGAGCCCCGAGGGCGGCGACATCCAGAGCCAGGTGGTGATGCTCAACGGGGAGCCGCTCGCGCTCGGCCCGTGCGGCCAGATCCCCGAGCTGCGGCCGGCGATTGCCATCAACGGGTGCACGCCGGTGCACGTCGAGCCCCACTCCATCGCGTTCGTCAGGTTCACCGGCTTCAAGGCTCCTGCCTGCGCGTAATAGGAGTAGAAGCGACGAGGTTCCATTTGTATTTGTGAACTACAGTAGTTAGGACGCGCGTGGCGCGGAGAAGACACTAGGTGCCCATGCCGGCGCCACACCGTGAAATCTGAGCTGTCCACCGATACCTCGTGATTGTAGAACAATAAATACAAAACAGAATGACTAAATCACATCTAATTTTTTTTAAGAATGTCACATCTAAGTTGTTCATCACATGATTATGGGCTTTAAGATTTGTGCAAATTGTTGTTGTTTTCTTTGATGTgaattgttgtttttgttgtCGCTAAGGCCCGTGTCGCACTAGTGTCCTTGCTGTTTTCCCGATCGGCCTTGTTCCTTTTCCTGTATGGGATCTGAGTATGTGGGTTTTTATATTTTGTTATATACATTGGTGCGGTCTGCCATTTTTGCTTTTTTGTCTG contains:
- the LOC125535430 gene encoding heparanase-like protein 2; its protein translation is MAAQAAGTLFLCILVLSGAPYAIAAGGEKATVSVRAVTAISHTDDDFICATLDWWPRDKCNYGMCPWHNSSIINLDLYSPILYNAVKAFNSLRIRLGGSLQDQITYKVGKHYADCPSFRRNDDRLFGFTDGCLAMNRWDELNIFFRRTNTTVTFGLNALRGRRKSAENGSTLHVGGWDGRNARDLMRYTVSKGYRVESWELGNELCAGGVEAKVMAAQYGKDVLRLRKMVEKVYNGTGHLPKVLAPGGFYDGPWFSEMLRVSGPGVVDAVTHHIYNLGSGKDKELINKMQDPYYLDKVAQTFSDMEATVRESGPWSAAWVGESGGAYNSGGKDVSDRFANSFWYLDQLGMSAVFGTKVYCRQALVGGNYCLLNTTTLAPNPDYYSALLWHRLMGPGVLQTTAAAGSPYLRSYAHCSKKQPGVTVLLINLSNSTAFDITVAGDMDLHPPPRRLLQAEAGGGEAAVCGGRREEYHLSPEGGDIQSQVVMLNGEPLALGPCGQIPELRPAIAINGCTPVHVEPHSIAFVRFTGFKAPACA